The genome window ATGGCACATGCAATCCTGCACTTGACTGCACACAATCAGAAGTGAGACTTACCTccagaaactgaaggaaaacagGGAACAGCGGCCAGGTCCTTCCAAGGAGTAGAGCTAACATGGACTTTGCAGTGTCTATGTCAAGGCTGCGCTGGTCTTTATCCTGCAGAAAAGGAGCAACAGGAACAACAGTAAACATACACTGCACAGCTACTCTGGCTCATATAAACCGCATACTGTATATACGGCATACAGGAAGTGCACACTCCTCGTTTGCAGGTTTCACTGTTTGTCCTCTACCTCTGAACACAGTTATGTCAAGAAACTACCCTATACTTTTTACCAGagactaaatgtaatgtatctGCTGTGTGACACAGGATGTGTTAAAGTGGATTTCACATctacaaaagaaaagcaaagggaCCATCATACCCGAGCAAAATCAAAGGCATATCTGTAGATGTTCTTGAACGCGACTGAGTCATTGAGCAGGGAGCGCAGGTAGTCCAGCTTCCCCCGCATGCGCTCAGTACAGTCACACCTGCAGAGTGCGGGAGGTGAGCAGAGCACAGTGAGTGCAGTGAGCTAAATGGCAGACAGAGCACATGTGCAGCATTGCCATGCTTTGCTTACTGCAGTAAGGTCATTCCCTTGATCCATTCTTCCTTTGTGAAAAATCCCATATTTGGCGCTTCTAGTTTCCAGGCTAAGACTAACATAATAATCTGCAAAAACATGATGCGACAAAACAGTTAATCAACGGAAGATAGACATACAGCCAGTGCCAGTCTAATTATATCATTCTTTTCCAGATACAGAGAAATAGGGTTATTTACCACAGATACAGGCATACCAGACACAGTGAAACGTGAGCAGGCCACCAGGCCTGAGATGATGACAGACCACTGACAGGCTTTTGCTGCAGTTATCCACGACTCATCAATTCCTGCTACAAGGCAGGTGTTGAAAAACTTGGTCACGAGAGAAAAGCTCCAAACCCATGAGACACTACACCTGAGCAGATCCACACTAAGGACATACTCCACTTAAACCCTACTCTGGAAGGATCTCAGACTCACATTTTCTGGCTCCACACCAATGTCTTCACAAAACTTCTCCATGCCTTCAGGGCCCACCACCTCATCTGGGCCTGTATGAGAAACAGGAGCGGAACCATGGACAGTGGACTTCTTTCGAAGGTGATGGAGCACCATAAAAAACACACCTACTGCCAGATCCTTCCCTGATTTGTCAGCTCTGTATTACAGgcacaaacataaataaatacaaataaatgcatgaatacaGAGCATCAGCTCCTGAGGATATTACTATCATCAGGTGCTTCCTGATCATTAACACGCTACTGTAAAGTGTCCAGACATACCTGCGTATTCATAGAACCAGGAGAGGCACTTCTTGCTGGAGAACTGGTCATCCGGACTGATGAGCCTGGcaggggcttgagtcctgcaaAAACTGGGCCACAGGTGCAAGAAGATGCGTAATAAGGGACAGGAACAACATTAACTGGGgtaaaagtggggaaaaaatataattatgtatttattctgatATCTGCATGCAGGACGCCAAAATTAAAACCAGCCATATACTAAGGCAGTGCAACATGTGTCCAgctttgtgtatgtgtacgtGTGCACGTGCATGCTTAAGCGATGCATGCACACCTGATAAGATAGTAACCAGCAGATCACACCCAAAGACTCCCACAACACAGAACTGTATAAGTTCACTCTGGAAATTTGAACTGTTGATGAAGAACCAATGTAACGCTGACGAAAGAGCTTTGAAGAGCTGTGGCCGGTATTCTCAGTTTGTTCAAATGGGAGTTACCTGGTGATTTTACACCTCTTGAGGCTGGAGTCATCAGAGCCAGATgactttctcttcttcttcacaGGCATTTTGGAGTGACCAAAGGGTTTATCAGACGGGTTCTGCCTGCTAACAGATGACACACAGAGCCATGAACATGGGCAGAGTGACTTAAATACCCTGTTTTTGACTTGCAGGACAATTGTAATGAATTCTGAATTATCTGGACCCCCTTCTGGAAATTATTAGAAAGCGCTGCATGACCATAACTGTGACATATTGttaccttttgaccctgagcccttgcTCTATGCATGAGGACATATTTCCCTTCCTTGAGgaagtcagattactcaacaccctgctgtctctcaacgctcacctggcacagtcaaacgtctaacccagcatgactccatacactaaaaactgcctacagttcacagcccatatCCATGTCCACGTCCTGccctatgtatttatttactgtcttgtactctgttctgtgttgcaccgtgGTCgccgaagaaacgacatttcgttccactgtatacaagctgtatagaggaatgaggATAAAAACAACTCGAACTTGACAGTTACTCTTTCTTAATGTACTGTCTCTCTGAATGCTGCTGCTGACTCTGTGTTGTTTGTAAAACCAAAactaaataaacattaaaattaaaaataccctgtattcatttccatttacttatttagcaaacttttctccaaagtgacatacaactcagagaaaaatacaagtgcAGGACATCAGCAGGAAAGAACCTTTTCAAAACCTTTTCTGAAGAAATCAGGAAATTAAGAGACAGACTCTGCTGGaggcgttgtggttagagctggttggacccaaaggtcgcaggttcaaatcccacctccatcgcacccttgagcaaggtacttcatgaaaaattgctccagtaaaaattacacagctgtataaattggtaaatacttgtaggaagcttacatttacatttatttgtttagcagatgcttttctccaaagcaacttccaatgaactctatgtagtgttatcagcacacacaccttattcaccgcggtgacttacattgctggatacactacttacaatggtcactcatccatacatcagtagaacacactctctctctctgtcactcacacactatgggggaacctgaacagcatgtttttggactgtgggaggaaaccagagcacctggaggaaacccatggagagaacatgcaaactccacagagactaagaagggatggaacccacatccttttgcaccacccaggcgctgtgctaCCGTACTGCCTTAACATCGTAAGCTGAAAAGCGTCCGCTGAATTAACGAAGTCAGTACACGCCAACGTCCCTAATGTACTGCAGGTAAAATGGTATAATCTCCCTTAGAAAAAGGCACAAAGGTTTATGGAAAATCTAGAAGCTGCCTGTTGGGAAACTAGTGGCGACGATGTTGTAGCACATACAGCAAGGGGAGGTTCGGAGACCATCAATGCTTCGGCTGCAGCGACTCAGACACGCGTCTAGCGTCTGCGGTCCCACGCGGACGTCAGCCAACACGGACAGCTACCTCTCCGGCAGAGCGGCAGAACGGGTGGGCGAGTGCAATGCGTCGCTGGACAAGACCTGCTCCGAAACAAAAAGATAACAGTTCCTCAGGAGGTtcaaaagagaggaaaacaaagagcaAGACCATCAAGCAGAGAGCACAATTCCGTGAGAGCGGTGGAGAAAAGCAGTCGCCAGGGCTCGGTGATGCCGACACAGCAGCGAACTCCTTGTTCGGATCACCTTGCGTCATTATTCACAAGAAGGGAGCAGGTTACACTGATTTAATGCCAGTAATTCTTTAGAGAGCAGGAGCCTGATCGGCAGgccgggggggggcggggctgaACAAGGAAAATAGAACATCCTCATAACATCCAAACACTGCGCAATGAAgcaaaacagggaaaaaagaaaaagaaaaaaaaaacacttattattGTGTTATATTTGTCCGAAGTGGTGCTCTGTCTGTCCCGGGGCTCCGAGGAAACACCAGGCAGGATTGACAAGAACCTCGGAATCAAAAGAGAGCTATTTCAACAACCCAGGCAGTTATTagcatttcattcattgtttctattttttaatttttccaaaccTTCATGAAGTGAAGTGCCGcgccttctttctttctttcactacCGTGCGGACGACACACATACTACTGACTTGGTTATAAAACGCacgaagaaagaaagaaaggtcATTCGGCTTAGTGGAAAAGCGactgaaatgcttttattttcatttatttattatctctGATTTCATCATGTGGCAAGAAGGAACAGAGGCCGGGTTAACTTAagatggcagcagcagcaggtttaGCAGAAAGGCTAAAACTGGGGCTGCCCGGCTTCCCACCCAAGCGGCTTTACCGGGTATGACCCTATCCGGACTAACTAGCCTAAACTAGGGTTAACTAGCTTAACTAGCCTAAACTAGTAGGAGCAGGAGGGGGCCAGGCTGCCAGCCTGCCTTGACTGAGTGCTTCGTTCTGTCCGCTGCCTCAGCCTGCCTCACTCGGCTCGCACTCAGCTCAGCCCCGTCCGGCCGCTCTTTATTCGCTCTCAGCCACTCCGTTCATGAAGAATAAGCTTAAGAAAACACTACGGCGAGGTAAAGACAAGAGGAGAGCAGGTCGAACCTTAGACGCGGCTGCTCTCGCTGCGCTCATAGAGCTCCTTCCCTGCGCTCCTCTCGCCGCTTCTGTCtcaccggcggcggcggcggcgagcgCTTCCTTCCGGGCGCACGGCGCATGCGCGGAATGTACCACAGCACAGCCCGGCAGGGGCGGCCCTTGTCGCGCTCAGTCAGAGGGAGTGCGTGAGCAGCTTCAACACTGGCGAAGAATGGAGGTGCTGGTCGTGTGCGTTAAAGAGTTCGGTGTCCAGTGCATACGTGAGGCTCCTGGCAAAAGTTCTCGTGAATCATGTCTTCAACACCTCCCTGGGCCTTCCTGCCTAGTCCGCTGCGATTGTACCGCTACCAGAGCAGAGAAGGTCGTGGATGGACAACTTGGTGGTTGAAAGTGACGCCCGGCATCACCGAGAGCTTCGAGAGGCCGGTCGTGGCACGCCCGTCGGTTTGCCCGTCGGTTTGCCCGTCGGTCCCTCAAACGGCTCAACGGAAGACGCCGTGCGCGCTGCGGTCCGCGTGGCCTCGACGCGCTTACTTGGGCAAGGGGAGAATGCCGTGACCCCTCAGGCCCCGGTCTCCAAACGTAACGCACTTGGCCTGAAGGGCACCGTCGGCCGCTGCGCTCTGGGCATTCCCGCTAACGGACCTCAAGCTGTCAGGCTCGGAGAGCAGACCCGAGACGTGCCGAGACGTGCCGAGACGTGCCACGCTCCCCTCTCGCTCGTGACGCCACAATCGTGGGCCTCATCTTTGATAACAGTGGAACAACCTGTAGAGAGAAAGTGGAGCTGTTTGCAACCCGGAGCACGAGCAACAATCTTCTACAGCATGTCGGCAAGACAAGAGAGATACCTGCTCACTTCAGGAGATCGCAAGCTAATCATCTTGCCCTTCACATCGATGGGACTGCTGTGGAGATGGTAGCTTTACGTGTCTCTCTCTACACATCTCTTCTATGAGCTCAGATCAGACTCAGTAGACAGCACTTGTCAAGACAGCACAGCAGCATCTTCACTTCCTGAAGAGGCTGAGAAGAGCCAAAATATCTCCCAGAATCCTCAGTAACTTCTACAGGTGCCCCATAGCGAGTATGCTGACCAACTGCATCACCGCACTGTACAGCAGCTGTACTGTTTCCGACCGGAAGGCCTTGTAGCGGCTCGTCATGACAACACAATGAAATGCAGGtcactcaagtctgtctttctctcagcacatcgaagccagaaCCCGGgcttgcagatacatcctgcataacatccgcaggatccgtcctcaCCTCACAAtcgactccgcccaactacttgtccaggacatGCTGACGTCCCGTtcggatactgcaactctctcctgtgtggccttcctgctactgccatcaaacctctgcagcttctacagaataccgcggtacgagttgtgtttgatttgccaaagtgttcccgtGTACTTTATCTCCTTTACTCGtttctctgtactggcttcctatagctgcccgtatcaaattcaaagcCCTGGTTACCGTGTACAagtgcatcaatagaactgctcccggctatttacaagacttgatcaaccggtacaccccagccgggccccttcgctcatcttcttctgctcgcttggtggtcccacgcacgaaaagtaaagctcggaggttctcggttcaggctccgttgtggtgcaatgacctccccctctcactcagaactgctgaatcatttaaaaatgtattgttgctttgtgttttatgtagcaccatggtcctggaggaacgttgttccgttttactgtatactgtaccagctgtatatggttacAGTGacaaagccactttgactttgaagaaagggtcttaaaactcacctcttctggactcgcTTCACCCGTGATcatgtataatgtaaatgttcatgctctagaAACTTTGACATtgtgcctgttaaacaatggataaacctttacacaactactcctgtaatttaacatgttttatatatattactaggaaggtgattaggaatcagatattcagataaagttttatgcaagctactcgtgatgaacatcggtttatatggtggaaactattttaaaatcacACTTCTGCATCTACGTCTCTtgctgctaatgtaatgaacacactttatgagatgtacgttgctttagagaaaagtgtctgctaaatgaatacatgtaaaatgtgtgtgtcatgtcAGCATCAGTGTATTGGAAGCGGCTGTGTGCTACACTTTTGCAGCTGAAAGAACCAGAGAATCCAGCTGAATTAAGACATGGGGTAAACCACTTTACAGTCTCTTTACAATACGGTTTTATTTTgccagaaaataaattatacaaacTAATTGAATTCAGAAATAATGcagtacattaaaataattcagcCATATGACCAGAACTCATGATTACCATCCAAATATTGTACAGCACGATACCTTTATGTAGTGGCACACATCCAACTGGTAAATGTCAAAGATGAAAGAAATTACTTCAAGTTCATTCAACATTCAAAGTTACAAAAGTACTGTGGGCCAGGAAACAGAGGGCTCAGTTTTCTGAAGATGAAGCACATTTTGGCTTGATGTCACAAATTCTGAGCTTACAGAAACTAGTTATTTTCCCCAATAGTTGATTATACACATCATTTAATAGAGGCTGCAGTTATATGgttcataaaaatgtatactGCCATTCTTATGTCACTTACCAAAATTAAGTCACTCATTCCTTATGAAACAGGAGACAAAGTATGATTCTGTCTGTTACAGTTAATTCTTTAACACACAACCACAGGGATTCAAATGTACAGTGTGGCTGGGAACAGTGAATGACGTCGAGCCACTTGGCCGAGACAGTAACTAAGTGATCATTAACATTCGTCATTTCTCATTGTCTGTGGCTACAAGAGTATACCTTGACACACCAAACTTTATTCATGTcctaaaaaaagacaaaactcaAAGCAGTAGTACACAAAATACTTTCAGAAAGCTGATCAGCAAGAACAAGATTGTGGAAGACATACAACTAAGATAACGCAGTATAACGTCTTCATAAATGCACACAGAGCTTCATTCCAGCAGAGCTGTGCACTCATCCCCAGTTGTAGAACTAATGTGACACACTTGCTCAAACCCTGAACAGTCACTCCTTTTAGCTGAGAGCAAAGGACACAACCCCTTTTACTGCATCATCTAAGGAATTTGAAATATTAACTGCAAGTGAACTAATGTTTGTAAGGATAGAACTACCTAActgatcaatttttttttttttttattaaaaaaaaaaaaaaaaaaaaaaaaaccttgtttgAGAGATCAACAGTGAAGCCAAAACAGAACATTTCTTCTGCAGCCGGGGGGGTAACTGCTGAGAGGCATAAAAGTATtcattttattgcaaaaaaaaaaaaaaaagtgaatatgaATTAAAAAGTCACCTGcaacccactacaccccccTCTTAGCTTGGGTACAGTCCTTGGCCCAtatgtgcaaacacacatttcGCACATTCCCACTTTATCCTTCTTCATCCTTTCAGCCATTAAGTACCAAGAATTTACAGTTCAGAGTAGCAGTGTCTCATGTAGGTAGTTCAACAAATGCTGTGTATTCTTTGGCAGATTTCCTtttgaagtttttatttatgcatatatttgggttttttttctttaagagtGCATATCAGTGACAATTAAAAAGCCCAAAATATGTgggaaataaaaacttaaagcAATTATTACACAGCCCATTATTTTTGTCTGAGCTGGAAAACAAAAGTAGAATAGGCTGATTTATGAAAACAAGCCCCTTCGCTTTAACGTGtacaatttaaacataaaagCACAAACTGTACCCGAATCAAAGATGGAtagtgtttaaaaatgaaatgttatgcAAATGTGTGCAGAATCCTTATGTACAGTTTGGACATAAGAGTGCCTGAGCACCACATGAGACCTTTGACAACAAAAGAGCAAAACTACATCCACGCACATGAAACAAACAGGTATGTGGCGTCTGCAGAATCTACAGATCCACCTCCACCTTCCAATCCAGCATGCGTAACCTGTCCATGAGCCCTCTACAGGGAGGTAGTGAAACCATCAGTAGGTGAGTAAgattaaaacacaaatgatgTGGACGAGCCATCACAGAACATACTAAATTTGCTCATCACAAGGAACGTGTCAGGCATACAGCTATCCCTGGAGCCCCGCTAGAGGGGTAAAGGGTCTCACGGCTGCCAGGTGCTTGGGAAGGTGAAAACAGCTCATTCcaatgagggggaaaaatgcTTGTTATAGGGTAAGGAGAAAGTACCAAGCCTGAGTAGATACACAAAGTTCACCGTTTATTTTGATTGACGCCAAGCCCGTGAAACGTAGGAATTCCAACAGTGTTATAACAGAGTCATGTCCAACACCACGCCGATCAGCCACCTTCTCCCTTATCACAGAATGGGGGTGCCCCCAGTCATCCTCACACCACCTGGGGAACATCTGAACCACAAACCAAAACTCCCCAGTTGGAGAGAGTAAAACTCTTTTGAAATACCTTTATAGTAAAGTCAAAAGGTTGACCTTATGAAAGTGAATTTGTGCCAGAAGCCAATTtgaagagattaaaaaaaatgtttgaaattaaaaaggtttttgtACACCAGGTACTTTGGTACCACAGGGCCCAACTTTATTCAAAGGTATCAACAAACCTGGTTTGTGGTTCCTTTCAGGGAAAGGATAGAGACTCTGGTGAACATCTTCAAGTATGAAGGgaatccaaaaaacaaaaatatccaaCTACATTCATGGCACCTGTAACCTCACGACTCTAGAGCTCACATTATTGCACTCTTGTGAACCAAAGAGATGCATTCTTGTCACTATGTGTGGGTACAAACTTCTATACaggtcttgggggggggggggcaaaaaaaaaaaaaaaaaaaaaaaaaaaaactgtagtagCAAATTTGTCCACTATCAGCCTAATGTTCTGCtctcaggctggagggggggggggggggtcgaagTTTGCCACAGCTACAAGAGCAAAGAAAGGCAACTAAAAGAGAAAGTTGCAAGAGACCCAATAAATGTGAAAGATCCCACTTTCCATGAACTCAGGACAATGTTCACCCTTTTACTACCTTTACTAGTCTTCTTGGAGGGAAAGGGAGGGTCGACAGCCAATGACAGTGTGTCACTGCCATGTCAACTCTGTGCAGCACAACAGGCGAGAATGTATGAAAATGCATTGTCTTCATCCTTGATATTGAATCAGTCTGATGGGCTGTAGATTCTAGGAGAATCTGAAGAAAAATCTCCAGAAAAATCAAGACAAATGCTAATCAGCACAAGGTGCCTACAAGTACAGACAGTGTTCCTCCTGTTCTAACATCCATGTGCCAAACAAAAGGGCTCATGAGCGTGTCCTCGGCAGGGGCTGTGGTCTCAGTGCAGAAGGCAGGGCCTATCTGTACATCGTCCAGGCGGCCCGAAATGTGTGCAGTGGGGGCGGGTGAGGCTGTAGGGCAACTGGGGAGGGAGAAAAATgcacaacacagcacacacaagaGGTTCTCCAACGAACGCGTAATTTCCACAGAATAGCATGCTGCCGCAGATGTAAAAATGCCAAGGCAAACGCCACCATGCATACTGACTAGAATTGGCAAAATGTAGTCCCTTCCGTCATCTTTCTTCTCAGTAAGGTAAGGCAAGGCAGGGATTGTAATATTTCAGTCACTGAACAGTAACTGTCAGTGCTTGAATCCAACTGAAATTTGCTTCCATACACAAGCCTGGTGATATTGTGAAGTGGCCTCCAAGACAGTGTCCGTCAGGCATCGACTTCAGCATCTTCCTCCTTTCCTGCACCTCCACGAACCATAGGAGCTGCTCTGTGCTACGCCATGTAGATGAAGGTGTTAATGTCCGTCTCATCTCTTTTGATGTACTTATGCTCAATGAGCCACTCAATCTGTTCCTTGATCATTTTCTTCTGTGGTAAAAACATGTTCTTGAGGATCTCCACCAGTTCTGTCTGCAGCTGGGCATTGGTGATTTTCTTGCGCATTTTCATGATCTGGATGATGGCCTCCTGCAGAAGGTCAGCGACATAATCAGAAGCTCCGCAAAATTCAGAAGATGCCGAACGGGCAGGACACAAGCTCCGTGAAGGAAACCTGGACCAGAAggtatgtgtgtctctctctcacacacgcacgcacgcacacacacctgtgtcctTAGTATCCTCAGCTGGACAATtccctcgttctcctcctcccGCATCCGCTCTGTGGTAAGCTGTAGCCGGCCGATCAGGTTGATCTTCCCCCTCTTTTGCACCTTGGAGTTTTTACTGAGGGCGAGAAGCAGGAGTTCAGCGGAAGGTACCGGAATGCTGCCCTCAACAAACCAACAATATTTTAGTTGCTGACGCTTGATAAGATGAACATTAAGCTGCTACATTGTTCTGATTACACTTCATTCTGAAGTCTTCACATGGACATTATCTCTTCCACTTTGCTCGATAAGCTGGAGCTCCACTTACATGAGAGAAAACTCCTGGTTCACATAGAAGAGGGTGCCGTCTGTGAAGTCTTTGGGAGAGCTGACCTGGGGTTCGTATGACAGCACTTGTCGCTTGAGCTTTGGGAAGGCTACAAGAGACTGGAAGGAGGACAGACATTTTTGAAACATGGAGCACAAAGAATGGGCAACACTGAGACCACAAGGAAGTGGGTTCTAATGTCAACTGAAGAACATG of Scleropages formosus chromosome 10, fSclFor1.1, whole genome shotgun sequence contains these proteins:
- the dcun1d5 gene encoding DCN1-like protein 5, producing the protein MPVKKKRKSSGSDDSSLKRCKITSFCRTQAPARLISPDDQFSSKKCLSWFYEYAGPDEVVGPEGMEKFCEDIGVEPENIIMLVLAWKLEAPNMGFFTKEEWIKGMTLLQCDCTERMRGKLDYLRSLLNDSVAFKNIYRYAFDFARDKDQRSLDIDTAKSMLALLLGRTWPLFPVFLQFLEQSKYKVMNKDQWYNVLEFSRTVSADLRNYDEDGAWPVLLDEFVEWQKTRVVK